The genomic DNA CCATGACCCCGCAAGAGCGCGCCGCGCAATCCGCCGCCGTGATGTGGGCGCAGGACGCGGCCTCCAAGTGGTTCGGCATGGAGCTGGGCGCAGTCGCCGAAGGCACAGCCAGCCTCACCCTCACCATCGCGCCGCACCACTGCAACGGCCACGGCATCTGCCACGGCGGGGTGATCTTCGCGCTGGCCGATAGCGCCTTCGCCTTCGCCTGCAACAGCCGCAACCAGTCCACCGTGGCCCAGCAGAACCAGATCACCTACCTCGCCCCCGGCCGCTTGGGCGAAACCCTCACCGCCACGGCCCGCGAAACCTCCCTCCAAGGCCGCACCGGGCTGACGGATGTGACCGTCACCGGCGAGGAAGGCCGCGTGATCGCCCAGTTCCGCGGCCTCTCCCGCGCCATCCCCGGCACCCTCTTCGATGAAGGGAATGAGCAATGATCGACCTCACGCCCCCCCGCGACACCCTCGACCCAATCGAAATCGCCTCGCGCGACGAGATCGCGGCGCTGCAACTCTCGCGTCTCAAATGGTCACTTACCCATGCCTATGAAAACGTGCCCTTCTATCGCGCCAAATTTGACGCGGCGGGCGTGCACCCCGATGACCTCAAGAGCCTGAAAGATCTCGCAAAATTCCCCTTCACGGTCAAATCCGACCTGCGAGACAATTACCCCTTCGGCCTCTTCGCGGTGCCGCGCGAGCGCATCTCCCGCGTCCACGCCTCCTCCGGCACCACCGGCAAGCCAACGGTGGTGGGCTACACCGCCAAGGACATCGACACATGGGCCAACCTCGTCGCCCGCTCGATCCGCGCCAGCGGCGGCACGCCCGGTGACATCATCCATGTGGCCTATGGCTACGGCCTTTTCACTGGCGGGCTCGGCGCACATTACGGGGCCGAGAAATTGGGCTGCACCGTCGTGCCCGTCTCGGGCGGCATGACAGAGCGACAAGTGACGCTGATCGAAGATTTTGGCGCCTCCATCATCATGGTCACCCCCTCCTACATGCTCTCGATCCTCGACCAGTATCGCGCCGCCGGGCTGGACCCGGCCAAGAGCCCGCTCAAGGTCGGCATCTTCGGCGCCGAACCTTGGACCAACGCAATGCGGGACGAAATTGAACAAGCGTTCAACATGCACGCCGTTGATATCTATGGGCTATCGGAAGTGATGGGCCCCGGCGTGGCGAACGAGTGTGTAGAAACCAAGGACGGGCTGCACATCTGGGAAGATCACTTCTACCCCGAGATCATCAACCCCGATACCGGCGAGCCGGTGGAAGATGGCGAGTTGGGCGAACTGGTGTTCACCACGCTCACCAAGGAAGGCATGCCGATCATCCGCTACCGCACCCGCGACCTCACCCGCTTGTTGCCCGGCAGCGCCCGGTCGATGCGCCGGATGGAGAAGGTCACAGGCCGCAGCGACGACATGATCATCCTGCGCGGGGTCAATGTCTTCCCCACCCAAATCGAAGAGCAGCTCCTTAAATGCCGGGGCCTCGCGCCGCATTTCCAGATCGAGCTGACCCGCGCCGGCCGGATGGATGCACTGACCGTGCATTGCGAGCACACCGGCGAGGCGGCCTCCGCCGAGGCATCGGCACGGGAGCTGGCCCATCACATCAAATCGGTCGTCGGCATTTCCGCACGGATCGAGGTGCATGAGCCCGAGGGGGTTGCCCGCTCTCAGGGCAAGGCGCAAAGGGTGGTCGACAACCGCCCGAAGGAATAGGCCATGGCCCGTCCGATTGCCGCAGACCACGAAGAAAAGCGCCGTGACATCCTGCTCACGGCGGCGCGGGTCTTTGCCGAAGGGGGCTATGACCGGGCCTCGATGGCCGAGGTGGCCCGGGCCTGCGGCATCTCCAAGGCCAATATCTACCACTACTATCAGGGCAAGGAGGCGCTGCTCTTCGACATCCTGGATGTGCACCTCAAGCGCCTGCGCGACCGGATTCGCGCGGTGGAGGCCGAAGAGGCCGAGCCCCGCACGCGCCTCGTGGCGATGCTGCGGGTGATCCTGCGCGATTACGAGGGGGCTGACCACAAGCACCAGCTCCAGATGAACGCGCTCGCCACCCTGCCCGCAGAGAGCCAGTCGGTGCTCAAAGACTATCAGCGCGACATGGTGCGCCGCCTCTCCGCCACCCTCGCCATGCTGGCCCCTGCCAAACTCGCGGCCTCCAAGGCGCGGATGCGCGATATCACCATGTCGGTCTTCGGGATGCTGAACTGGTTCCACATGTGGCAACCTCGCGCAACGCCAGCCGAGCGCGATGACTATGCCGCACTGGTGGCCCGGCTGGCGCTCGACGGTCTGGCCGGGGTGCAGGCGGATCGGTAACGCCGGGCCTCAGTGCCCCCGCCAAACCGCGCCCGGATACTCCACACGATAGCTCCGCCCGGCCTCAACCGCGTGCCACGGCCCAACCGTGCCATCCGGCCAGATCACCCGAGCCTGTCCGCCATCGGCAGCGCCAAGCCCAAAGTGAAGCGGCATCAATTGCGCGCCCGCGTGGCCACCGCCAATGGTGCGCTCCTGCGCCTCGCTCAGCCCCTCCGCCCGCACTTCCACCCATGCGCCCACCGCATCCCTGTTCGCCCCCGGCTGCACCGGCGCAATGGCCAGCCAATGCCCGGTGCCCTCGGTCACGTTGCGATACACCTCCATCGGTGCGCGGCGGTTCACCACCACAAGGTCCAGCCGCCCGTCGCCATCAAGATCGGCCAGCGCCGCGCCGCGCGAGCGCTCCGGCGAGGCGACACCCGCGTCCGCCGCCACCTCCCGAAACACCCCGTCCTCCCCCTGCATCAGCAGGTTGTTCGGGTCGTCCATCGCCATGCCCGGCATCTGATCAACATTGCCCTTGGCAATAAACAGATCAGCCCGCCCGTCGTTGTCCACATCGCCAAACTCGGCATGCCAACCGGTGGAGGGGCGGCCATCCTCTCCGGTGTGGGGGGTGGTGGCCGTGGTGCCGCTGCCATAGGGCGCCCGCACATAGCCCGCGCCATCCCACCCCATCAGCACCTGATCCCCCATCGAGGTCAGCATCACCTCGGGCCGCCCATCGCCCGTCAGGTCGCGGCTGGCAATGCCCATGCCCCAGATCGAAACCGGCTCGAAACCTTCGGCCTCGTTCAGCAAACGGGGCGCAGCCTCAAGCCGCCACATCTGCTCCGTGCCGCCCGAAACGTAGTAATGCCGGTCATTGGACACCCGCAAATCCTGCTGCCCGCGCCGCGCCCAATCCGAAAACAGGATCGAAAGCGCGCAGAACCCCGGCTCCAGCGTGGTCACAGGCCCGTAGCCCTCCGGCCCGGGCCGGTAGAGATGGTTCACGTCGCAGGCCTCAAAGGGGCCGTCCGGATCATCGCGATCAACGTAGTTGCCAAAGGCCAGCGTCGGCCAATCCTGCCCCGCCTCCCATGTGGCCGAAAAAGCCGTGCTCCAACGCGCGCCACCGTCAAAGCCCCAGCCAGCCCGCTCAAAGCCGCAATCGCCGGTGCCGCGCAGCAGGATGTTCTCGCCCACCCGGGTAAGTACAAGGTCACGCAGCCCGTCGCTGTCGATATCCACCGGAAAGGCGCCGGTCACATGGGTAATCTCGGGGAAGGCACCGGGGGCAAACGCCATATCCCCGCCGTTGCGCAGCAACACAGCCGGGGCCTCGCCACCCGCTGCCACAATCTCCGGCAGCCCGTCGCCCGAGCAATCGAACACCGCCACGCCACCGCCCACGAAATGCTCCCACCCGCCCGCGTAAATGTGCTTCACCGGCAGGGCGACCGGCTCAAACCGGGGCTCCGCCATGGCGGGACCGGCCGCCAGCGCCACCAAGCAAAGAAGTCGGATCATGCCGCCGGCCGCCCCACCAGTCGCTGCGCCGCCTCATCCAGCGCCAGCGCCGCCGCGCCGCGCGCCCAAACCAGATCACCCCAGGTATTCACCGTCACCTCCGGTGCTTTGCGGCCCTTGCCCACGATCAGCCCCGACATCTCGCGCATCACCTCATCCGCGTAGAGGTATTGGTACTGCATCCGCTCCCCCGAAAGGATGATGAGCGATGGATCGAAGAGGTTGATCACATTGGCAAGCCCGGCCGCCATGTAGCGACCGGCGCGGCGAAAGATGCTGATGGCCCCCTCGTTGCCCGCCTTGGCGCGGTCGTGCAGGCTTTCCAGCACCATCTGCGGCGAAAGCTGAAGGCGGCTGTCGAGTTCCAGCGCCGTGTGAGCCTCGCGCACGAGGGCATAATCCGAGGTATAGGCCTCAAGGCAGCCACGCTGGCCGCAGCGGCACAGCGCCCCGTCCAGCTGCACCTTTGTGTGGCCAAGCTCCAGCGCCACCGAATGTGCGCCGCGATAAAGCCCCTGCCCCAGCACCAACCCCATGCCAACGCCCTGCTCGATCGAGACAACGGCAAAATCCCGCGCCATCCGCCCGCGTCCAAACCAAAGCTCGGCAAGCGTCAGCAGGTTGGTGTCGTTGTCGATCCACGTCGGAATGCCGGTGGCCTCTGTCAGCAGTCGTGCCAGCGGCACCCCCTCGCCCTCCAGTACCGACGACCACAGCACCAGCCCCTCGGGATGATCCACCAACCCCGGAAGCCCCGCGCCCAGTGCGAGCACCGAAGCCGGATCGACTCCCGCCTTGGCAAGAACATCACGCACCAACTGGTCGATTTCGCGCAGCACCACCTCCAGCGAGCGCGCCTGTGCATCGCGGCTCAGCGTGGCTGAGGCCACTGTGTTGCCCGCCATGTCGGTAATCACCGCCGTGTGCTTGAACTCCGCCAGCTTCAGCCCAATCACATGGCCAGCGCCGCCACACACCCGGAGCGAAACCGGCGGGCGTCCGCGCCCACCGGGCCGTGGGGTGCCCTCAACCTCCTCGACCAGCGCGCCGCCGATCAACTCAGAAACCACCGCCGTCACCGTCGCAGGGCTGACATCAAGCGCCCGGGCCAGATCGACACGCGCAATC from Oceanicola sp. D3 includes the following:
- a CDS encoding TetR/AcrR family transcriptional regulator; the protein is MARPIAADHEEKRRDILLTAARVFAEGGYDRASMAEVARACGISKANIYHYYQGKEALLFDILDVHLKRLRDRIRAVEAEEAEPRTRLVAMLRVILRDYEGADHKHQLQMNALATLPAESQSVLKDYQRDMVRRLSATLAMLAPAKLAASKARMRDITMSVFGMLNWFHMWQPRATPAERDDYAALVARLALDGLAGVQADR
- a CDS encoding ROK family protein; its protein translation is MQIEMSHNDGEAEARLAGCGPIRGQPHAEASAPLLLLAYEVIRSAGLIARVDLARALDVSPATVTAVVSELIGGALVEEVEGTPRPGGRGRPPVSLRVCGGAGHVIGLKLAEFKHTAVITDMAGNTVASATLSRDAQARSLEVVLREIDQLVRDVLAKAGVDPASVLALGAGLPGLVDHPEGLVLWSSVLEGEGVPLARLLTEATGIPTWIDNDTNLLTLAELWFGRGRMARDFAVVSIEQGVGMGLVLGQGLYRGAHSVALELGHTKVQLDGALCRCGQRGCLEAYTSDYALVREAHTALELDSRLQLSPQMVLESLHDRAKAGNEGAISIFRRAGRYMAAGLANVINLFDPSLIILSGERMQYQYLYADEVMREMSGLIVGKGRKAPEVTVNTWGDLVWARGAAALALDEAAQRLVGRPAA
- the paaK gene encoding phenylacetate--CoA ligase PaaK, whose translation is MIDLTPPRDTLDPIEIASRDEIAALQLSRLKWSLTHAYENVPFYRAKFDAAGVHPDDLKSLKDLAKFPFTVKSDLRDNYPFGLFAVPRERISRVHASSGTTGKPTVVGYTAKDIDTWANLVARSIRASGGTPGDIIHVAYGYGLFTGGLGAHYGAEKLGCTVVPVSGGMTERQVTLIEDFGASIIMVTPSYMLSILDQYRAAGLDPAKSPLKVGIFGAEPWTNAMRDEIEQAFNMHAVDIYGLSEVMGPGVANECVETKDGLHIWEDHFYPEIINPDTGEPVEDGELGELVFTTLTKEGMPIIRYRTRDLTRLLPGSARSMRRMEKVTGRSDDMIILRGVNVFPTQIEEQLLKCRGLAPHFQIELTRAGRMDALTVHCEHTGEAASAEASARELAHHIKSVVGISARIEVHEPEGVARSQGKAQRVVDNRPKE
- a CDS encoding CRTAC1 family protein, translated to MIRLLCLVALAAGPAMAEPRFEPVALPVKHIYAGGWEHFVGGGVAVFDCSGDGLPEIVAAGGEAPAVLLRNGGDMAFAPGAFPEITHVTGAFPVDIDSDGLRDLVLTRVGENILLRGTGDCGFERAGWGFDGGARWSTAFSATWEAGQDWPTLAFGNYVDRDDPDGPFEACDVNHLYRPGPEGYGPVTTLEPGFCALSILFSDWARRGQQDLRVSNDRHYYVSGGTEQMWRLEAAPRLLNEAEGFEPVSIWGMGIASRDLTGDGRPEVMLTSMGDQVLMGWDGAGYVRAPYGSGTTATTPHTGEDGRPSTGWHAEFGDVDNDGRADLFIAKGNVDQMPGMAMDDPNNLLMQGEDGVFREVAADAGVASPERSRGAALADLDGDGRLDLVVVNRRAPMEVYRNVTEGTGHWLAIAPVQPGANRDAVGAWVEVRAEGLSEAQERTIGGGHAGAQLMPLHFGLGAADGGQARVIWPDGTVGPWHAVEAGRSYRVEYPGAVWRGH
- the paaI gene encoding hydroxyphenylacetyl-CoA thioesterase PaaI, with product MTPQERAAQSAAVMWAQDAASKWFGMELGAVAEGTASLTLTIAPHHCNGHGICHGGVIFALADSAFAFACNSRNQSTVAQQNQITYLAPGRLGETLTATARETSLQGRTGLTDVTVTGEEGRVIAQFRGLSRAIPGTLFDEGNEQ